Within the Candidatus Angelobacter sp. genome, the region AAGTCCTCCCCATCCGTCAGCGCGGCGAGAAGCGGCGGCTTTGCCGATGACTCCCCGCGCGCGGTCCGTTTCGCTTCGCGGCTGACGGGAATGGCGTCCGACAACAGCTCGGCGCCAACCTTGCTCGCGGTCAGGATGTGCCGCAGGTCGCCGGCCAGGCCGTCGCTGAGATCAATCATGGAATGGACCGTGAAATGATCCACCAACCAGCGGGCCTCGGCGAGCCTCGGCTCGAAGTCGAGATGTCTGGCCGCGAGCGAACCTCCCAGTTGTCCGGTGACAAAAATGGCGTCGCCGACTTTGGCGCCCGAGCGCAGCGGGCATTTGTCCCTGGCCACCCTGCCGATCACCGAGACCGAAATCAGCATCCGGTCCGGGTTCGTTGTCGTTTCGCCGCCGACAATCGCCACCTGATAACGGCCGGCCAGCGCACTGATGCCCGCGTACACCTTCTCGACAAATGCGACATCGAAATCTTCCGGCAGACCCAGCGTTACCAGCGCGTGCGATGGTGTCCCCGCCATGGCCGCGACGTCGCTCAGCGCGCGCGCCAGCGCCTTGTGGCCGATTTTTTCGGGCGGCGCGTCCGCCGTGAAATGAATTCCCTCCACCACCGCGTCGGTCTTGAACAACAGCCACTGCTCCGGCAGCCCCACATCAATCACCGCGCAATCGTCGCCCGCGCCGACGTTCGTGCTGTCGTTGAGCGAGAGCGATTTTGTCAGACGTGAAACCAGTTCGAATTCATTCATTGCAAATCGGCAATCTCGGGCGATTTCGCGCCTCTCGCCGGCCTCCCCTGTCGAATGAGAATCGTGATGCCGACCACGGCGCTTCCGATTCCGACCTTCCAATCCGAGCTCGAAGGCCCGGTGACCGCCCAGACAAAATTGACCAGATTAAAAAAACTGTGCGCGAAAATGGAAGCGGCGAGATTGTTGGTGCGTTCGTAAAGCCAGACGAGCATCAACCCGAGAAACGTCAGCGGCGCCAGCAACATCATGTTCACGTGCATGGCGCCGAAAAACATCGACGTGCCCCACAGCGCCAGCTTCGGATACCCCTGCTGCTTGAGCGCAGGGTAGAGAACGCCCCGAAACAACAATTCCTCAATGATCGGCGCGAGGATGATCGCCTGAATGGCCAGGTAAATCTGCGGCGCGACGGCGACGGTATTTTGCAGCATCTGCACCGATTGTTGCGCGACCGGTTGCGCGTGAAGTTTCATCATCAACTCCGCCGACAACTGGCTCAGCAGACTCGCGATTGGCAGGACGACCAATGTCGCGCCCATTGCCATCAACACCGCTGACGTCTTCCGAGCGGAGTTGAACCCGAAGGCAGCGCCCCAACTTGCGCCGCGACCCCGCACCATCAGGTGAATGAACGCGACAATCACTCCATAGAAACAGGTGTAGAAAACGAAGGTAACGGTGGGATTGGCCGCCACTTCCGAGCCGGCCGCGCCCTGCTCCATCAGACTGGCCAGAACGCTCAACATAAACATCACGGACAGCAGCGCCATAACCACGAGGAAGTCCAGCGGTTTCCAGGGTTTCTCGGACAACATGTGGTGAGGTTATACAGCGGCAATCGGTCCGACGAAGGAAAAAGTGCGGGCTGGTCCGCGCTCGGGCCGGCGGCGGACGCGTGAGTTCCGCCAGCGCAGCGAACAACCCCTCCGGCGCTTTGCTTCTTGCTGCCGGACCGCGAGCGACTATCGTAGCGTGTGTCTCTGAACTGGAAACGCGTTGCTGCCGCGGCCATTCTCATCGTTGCCGCGTCAATTCAAGCCGCCGATCCGCCATCGAAAACTTCACCAACCCCAGTCACCGTGCCTGACCCAACTTCAACCCACACTCATACGAACCGTCTCGCCCTTGAAAAATCCCCCTACCTGCTCCAGCACGCTCACAATCCGGTGGACTGGTATCCGTGGGGCGAGGAGGCGTTCGCCCGGGCGCGCAAGGACAACAAGCCCATCCTGCTCAGCATCGGTTACTCGACCTGTCATTGGTGCCATGTCATGGAACGCGAGTCGTTCGAAGACGAAAATCTGGCCAGATTTCTGAACGAGCATTTCGTCAGCATCAAGGTGGACCGCGAGGAGCGCCCGGACGTGGACCAGATTTACATGACGTTCGTGCAGGCCATGAGCGGCCAGGGCGGCTGGCCACTGAACGTTTTTCTCACGCCCGACCTGAAACCGTTCTATGGCGGGACGTATTTCCCGCCGGACAGCCGGTATGGCCGGCCGGGTTTTATCCAGGTGCTGCAAAATGTGAGCCAGCTTTGGGAAACGCGGCACGGAGACGTGCTCCATTCCGCCGCGGACCTGCATCAACGGCTGGAAGCGCACAACGAAAAGGAAGCCACCAACGCGCTCGTGCTTGCGCCCTCCGTGCTGCACAACGCCGCGCGGCTGTTCAAGGACGAGTACGATCCGAAGAACGGCGGATTCGGTGACTCGCCCAAATTTCCACGTCCCAGCGAACCGGCATTTCTTCTGCGTTACGGCACGCGCTTCAAAGACGAGGGGTCGGTCCACATGGTGTTGCATACGTGTGAACGGATGGCCGCAGGCGGCATGTACGACCAGATCGGCGGCGGCTTCCACCGCTATTCTGTGGATGCTGAATGGCTCGTGCCGCACTTCGAAAAAATGCTGTATGACAACGCGCAACTGGTGCACCTCTATCTCGACGCGTATCTCGTCAGCGGGCGAAAAGAGTTTGCCGACGTTGCGCGCGACATCATCCGTTACGTGTTGCGCGACATGACACACCCCGAAGGCGGATTTTACTCCGCCGAGGACGCGGACAGCGAAGGCAAGGAAGGCAAGTTCTACTGCTGGACGCGCGAGGAGATGTCGAAACTACTGGCCCATGATGAATTCAAAGCCGCCGCTCATTACTTCGGCGTGACCGAGAAAGGAAACTTTGTGGACCACAGCGATCCGGACCCGCTGCCGAACCAGAATGTCCTCAGCATTGTCCACCCCAAACTTTCGGAGGCGGAAAAACCCTTGCTCGAATCGGCGAAGAGGAAACTATTCGACGCGCGCGGCAAACGGATTCGCCCGCATCTCGACGACAAAGTGCTTTCGTCCTGGAACGGCATGATGCTCGGCGCGCTGGCGCGCGCTTACGCCGTGCTCGGCGATGAGTCGTATCGCGCCGCCGCCGAAAGAAACCTCGCTTTTGTTCAAAGCAAACTCTGGGATGCCGGAACGAAAACACTTTATCACCGCTGGCGTGACGGCGAACGCGACTCGGTCCAGCTTCTCGACGCCTACGCATTTTTGCTTTCCGGAGTGATTGACCTTTACGAGGCCACGCTCGATCCGAAGCATCTTGAATTCGCGCTCCAACTCGCCGACTCGATGCTCGCGAAGTTTTACGACAAGGAAGCCGGCGGTTTCTGGCAGGCGCCGCCCGAGACCGCGGATCTGATTCTGCGCGTGAAGGAGGACTACGACGGCGCCGAGCCATCGGGCAATTCGGTTGCCATTCTCGCGCTGCTGAAACTTGGCGCCATCACCGACCGCAAGGATTTCAAGGAAGCCGCCGGGAAAAGCATGCGGCTGTTCGCCGACCGGTTGCACCAACTCCCGCAGGCCGTTCCCTACCTGCTGCTCGGGCTGGATTACTCGCTCGAAGAGCCAAAACGCGCGGTCATTGTCGGCGATCCGAATGCGGCGGGCACCAAGACACTGATTCGCGCTGCGCACTCGGTCTATCAACCGAACAAGGTCGTGCTTGGCAACACCGGGCCGGTCGAACCATTTGCGAAGACGTTACCGACGAAAGATGCGCCGATGGCTTATGTCTGCACCGGCACGGCCTGTCAGCCACCCACGCCCGATTCGACGAGAATCAAGGCCTTGCTGAAATGATTGCGAGATCACGGGCCGCACCAACGCCGGTCTTTACAAGCTGCTTTCCACAATTATTCTTCGATTGATGCAAAAGCGCTAACCCACCTCGATGGTCTGACCGACACCTATGAAAACCCCGACATTAACCGACGCGCAGAAACGAGCATTTATCGATTTGCTGATTATGGGAATGTACGTCGACCAGAATTTATCTTCGGCGGAAGACGCCCGCGTTTAACAGGTGCTTGACACTTTCCAATTTCCCTCCGATTACGAGCGACAGCAGTTTCTTGATGCCTCCTTTACGCGGGTCAGTCGTCAAACGGGAACGGAGGACTCCATCCGCGCCTATGTTCTTCAGCTTGCGAGCAATTTTCCCACGCGGCAGATACTGCAGGACGTTTACCAGGCGCTGAATGACGTGATTACAAGTGATAGAAACGTGACGAGTAAGGAGAGCCGGCTATTATCGATGGTCAGAGAAGTTTTCCGGTTGTAAGCGCCCTTCGCGGCTGCTCCGATCGGGTGCCTCAGATATAATACATCTTCTCTTTATTGGCCGCTTCTTCGACCAACTGCTGGAAAGTGATGTTGTCGGCGGTATTTTCCAGCGCCTTTTGCAGTTTCTTCCACGTGGCGCGCAGTTCGGGCGGGCATTGCCCATTGCCGATCGCCGGTGAATCAAATACCGAACCGTGAATCGCGCGCAACACGTCGCCAAAGGAAATCTCCGCCGGCGGGCGGGCGAGCAGATACCCCCCCTCCTTGCCGCGCTGGCTTTTGACGATGCGATTCGACTTCAACTCGATCAGAATCTGGACGAGGTAGTTGGCCGGCACCCCCTGCTCCGCGGCGAGTTCTTCGACGCGCCGCGCGCCTCCGTCGGGCCAGTGACGCGCCAGACCGAGCACGGCGCGGGCCGCGTAGTCGCTTTTCACGGAAAGTTTCACGACCGAAAACTAGGCAGCCAGCCGATTCCGCGCAACAAAATCAATCCAGCCGCCGTTCACTGGATGGGCGGTTTGTCGCCGGGGCGGGTGGACTTGCGGGTGGTCTCCTGTTGCGAATCGCGGTTTGTCGTGAGGCGCGGCTCAACCGATGAATCGGTGAAACCGAACCGTTCGCAGAACTCCTCCCGTGGCGCTTCGATAAAAACTGTCCGCTTGCGAAACGGATCCGGGTAGGCCAGAGAGACGGCCCGCAGGGCCAACGAACGGTTCAATGCGGAATGCATGACGTGGGGTGTGTCTCCACCCGGCGGCGCGCCATAGAGCACATCGCCCAACACGGGGTGCCCTGATTCGGCGAGATGGACGCGAATCTGGTGCGTGCGGCCGGTGAGCGGCCGGGCTTCAATGAGCGCGGTATCGCGGCCGGTTTGCACGACGCGGAATTGTGTTTCCGCTTCCTTTCCGCGGCGCGAATCAACTTTCATCCGATGGATCCTGCCCGGTTGCGGCGCGAGTCTGAGTCGGCAGGTCCATTCGCGCTGTCCCGGCACGCCGCGCACCACGGCGAGGTACATTTTCTCCACACGCCGGGTTTCAAACAACCGGCTGTAGGCCTGCACCGCGCTCAGGTTCTTCACAAGCAACAAAACTCCGCCCGTGTCCGCGTCGAGGCGATGAACGAAACGAAGAAACTTCAGCCCGCGCGAGCGCGCCCAGAAGTCACCCCCCTGAATGCCCGACAGCAACGCCAGGTGCAGGTTTCGGCCCGTCCGGTCCCACCACTCGGGCGCGAGCATCCAACCCGGCGGTTTGTCGATGGCGATGACCGAACGATCCTCGTAAAGGATCGGAATGAATGTGCCGTCGGAAAGCTCGATGTTGTCTGGCTTCGCCACGCGTCGAGTATAGCGACAATCATCCGCCAACCAAGCTCTCAACGCGGCGAAACAAATCGGAGCAACCCCGCCAAACAGAGATCCGGTCGGATTGAAAACCACTCTTCTATTCGACTCGAAGGCGATAGAATCGGCCTGGAAAATTGGTGGGAGGCTCCATGACGGAGAGCACACCGCCGTTGCCGGAGATTGATTTGAGCGGGGCCCACGCCGGGTCGTTCAACGTGTTCTTGTATTCGACCTGATAAGTCAGATTGCTCGCGCTCGCGAATGAAAACACGACGTTGGTGCCGTCGAAACCAACGCTGCCCAACGACGGCGGCACGACGACTGTCAATGTAGCGATGTCGCTCGGGGTCGAGCCGGCAGAATTGGTTACGATCACCCGGATGTTGCCCGTCATGTTGGCCTGAACGTTGGTGAGAACCAGCGTGTCATTGGTGGCGCCCGGAATATCCCCGGGCAGGTAGCCGGCCCGCCATTGATACGACAAAGGCGGCGTGCCGGTGGCCACGACGGTGAACGTTACGGTGCCGCCCTGGGCCACGGTTTGAGAGATCGGTTGTTGGGTAATCGTCGGCGCACCACTGGTCTGAACGGTCCAGGTGCGCGACCGCGTCGTGACAGCATCTTCCGCGAATGCGGGGTCGTCCTGGTAAAAATCCGCGTCGTTCCTGCCGCTGACCTCGACATAATGCGGACCGTCCGCAAGTCCGGTGAGAGAAACGGGCGTGTCAATGGGTGTCTCCACGCTCCACGCATTGGTGTCGAGGCGCCACTTGTAATGGGTATAGCCGGAGCCGCCAGGCCATCCAGCGGCCGGAATTCCATTGCCTGTGCGATTCACGCCAACGGTCAACGTGGCACTGGTCAGGCCGCTCGTGCCGTTTGGCTCGCCGGAAATGGAGGCGCCCAGCGGGACCACACCGCCTTTGTCGGCTCCGTTCGGACCAGTGCCGATTGCCGGTGACCCGGGTTGAAGGCTGAACCAGTCCCGCAAGATCTGAGCGTCGGCCCAATTGGTGAAATAGGTTTCCGCCAACTGGGGAATCTGCTTGAGCATCGGATTGCTCGTGGAGTTTCCGCCGCCGGGACCGCTCCATGCAAAAGGCATGAGATTGTTCGTAAACGTGACGACCGCGGTCGTCACATTGCGTGTCAGGTTTTCTGCGTCGTAAATGAGGTTCCCTTCGAGATACACGCCGGCGCCCTCGGCCGTGCCGGTGTCGGCCAGAATGACGATTGCACCGTCGGTATCAACCCCGCCCACATGGCTCTGGTGGACGATGGTGTTGTTGATCATCGTGTAAAAGTTGCCCTGCTTGGCGTCCACGGCCTGATCGCAATCGTAGATGAGGTTATGGATGATTGTGATTTCGGACGTGTTGCCGCTGTCATTCCCGCCGCTGACGGCGCTGGAGGAGTCCGGCGTGCCGCCGTTTTTGTGCATGTGCAGGAAGATATTGCCCTCGACCCATGCGTCCGTGCCGTCGAGGTCGAAGCCGTCGTCGTCTCCGCCGGTGACGACGTTGTCAATGAACTGCACGATTGGCTGACCTGGACGGTTACCGCCAGTAAAATCCACGACGTCGCTGTAGCCATTGGCCTTGCCGAAGAAGTTGCGGAGGAAAATTCCACGGCCGCCGCTCTTCACGCCACCGGTACCGTGGCACGGTTCGAACGCCGCGGTGGCAGTGGGAAAATAACAATGGCTGATAATAAAGGACGCTCCATCGACGTGAATGTACGGCGCGCCCGCGTTCCCAAACGTGAGGTGGTCCAGATAAGCCGTGCCGGCGGCGACTTCGATGCACGGAGTGCCGGTCGAATTTGCGTTGAATTCGAAACGCGCGTAGGCGATGCGCGTTTCCGGTGAACCGACGGCGCCGTCGATGGTGATGTTGCCCCAGTAACCCGTCGGCGCGAAGCGGGTGAAAAGAATCGGCGCGTTCGCCGTGCCTTCGGCGAGCAGACGGCCGCCGTTGGCGATCGTCATCCCCTGGCCTGCGTCAAAGGTGACGAGAGCGCCGGGCTGGATCGTCAAGGTTACGCCAGTGTTGACCGTCACGGAATTGGTCACGACATACTGCACACCCGCATTCCAGATCGTATCCGTAGCAATGGCGCCACCTACAAAAACCTGCGAAGGCTGCCGTGTCCCTCCCGCAATGTTGGAGTAAGCGGACTCGCCGGAGCCATTCGTGGCTTTTGCCCGGTAATAATATTTTTGTCCCGTGACGGCACTTGTGTCCGTGTAATTGGTGACGTTCGGACCGGGTGTCGCCAGAATCTGCCAGGTCGCAGCATCCGTTGAACGTTCGATTACTAAGCCGTCTTCGTTGTCGGCGTCATCGACCCAGACCAGCGTGATGGGATCGGTGATTGAGCCGGTGGCCGCAAGACCGAGCGGCGCGCCGGGAATTCCGCCAACCGGAAAAGTCACGCCCATGTTCGCCCCGCCGAGGCCCGCGCCCAGGGTCGGCGAGCTTGGGGCGACATGGTAATCTTGCTCCGCCGAGTTGAGAAAGAGCGGGTCGTTGTCGATGTTTCCCGTGCCGGGATAATTGGTCCCCTGAAAATCGGAATAAGTGGCTGTCAGCGTCGAGCCGTTGGACAAAGATAGGGAGGTTCCGTTGTTCCACAGAATGTTATTGAACGAATTGGTGATGTAACCGCCACCGCCCGGGGCGCTGGGATCCGCTTTGTTGTAACCGCGAAAGCCGAAATTGTTGTCGGCGATGGTGCAGTTGTAGATGCCCGCGGTCGAGTTGTCCTTCACCGCGATGCCGGTGTCCACGTTGAAAATGAGCGTATTCGTGACCGTCACATCCACACCGACACCCATCGAAACCCCCTTGTCCACGAAATCGCGAAGCAGACAACTGTCGATCAGGATGCCGCGCGAACCTTCACCTGTTCCACCGTACTCGCCCATGTCCAGGGCATCCGTGTTGAACAGCAGGCCGCGACGCACGGTGCAGCGACGGATATAGGAACCGGGCTGGCCGGCATCAAAGTCAATTCCATCGCCGCTGTTGCCCTGGTATTCGAGCAGGCAATCTTCGATGTGGTTCGTCCCATACTGGCTCAACACTTCGTAATAGTGCGCGACGTGGCAGCGGCGCAGGTTCAACGTGATGTGATTGGGCAGACCCAGCGTGTGAATGATTGCCGGGCTGCTCACTTCATAATCGTGCAGGTAACTGTCTTCCAGCGTGCCGACCGCCCCGTCAAAGATTTCGACGAAACCTGCGATCGTTTCGACGTGTTGCAGCAGAAGATTTCCGCTCGTACCGCTGGCCGTCAGTTCACCCCAGACCGTGGTGCCATCGGCCGGCAAAAAATAAATGGCGTTGCCCGGCGCGCCGGCGGCAGTGATCGATGAATTCGTCCCTGCGATGGACACCCCCGGGGAAAGGAGC harbors:
- a CDS encoding thioredoxin domain-containing protein, which encodes MPDPTSTHTHTNRLALEKSPYLLQHAHNPVDWYPWGEEAFARARKDNKPILLSIGYSTCHWCHVMERESFEDENLARFLNEHFVSIKVDREERPDVDQIYMTFVQAMSGQGGWPLNVFLTPDLKPFYGGTYFPPDSRYGRPGFIQVLQNVSQLWETRHGDVLHSAADLHQRLEAHNEKEATNALVLAPSVLHNAARLFKDEYDPKNGGFGDSPKFPRPSEPAFLLRYGTRFKDEGSVHMVLHTCERMAAGGMYDQIGGGFHRYSVDAEWLVPHFEKMLYDNAQLVHLYLDAYLVSGRKEFADVARDIIRYVLRDMTHPEGGFYSAEDADSEGKEGKFYCWTREEMSKLLAHDEFKAAAHYFGVTEKGNFVDHSDPDPLPNQNVLSIVHPKLSEAEKPLLESAKRKLFDARGKRIRPHLDDKVLSSWNGMMLGALARAYAVLGDESYRAAAERNLAFVQSKLWDAGTKTLYHRWRDGERDSVQLLDAYAFLLSGVIDLYEATLDPKHLEFALQLADSMLAKFYDKEAGGFWQAPPETADLILRVKEDYDGAEPSGNSVAILALLKLGAITDRKDFKEAAGKSMRLFADRLHQLPQAVPYLLLGLDYSLEEPKRAVIVGDPNAAGTKTLIRAAHSVYQPNKVVLGNTGPVEPFAKTLPTKDAPMAYVCTGTACQPPTPDSTRIKALLK
- a CDS encoding immunoglobulin domain-containing protein is translated as MTLDHTLFRKRLLFILVGMCFAGLAQGQGVFTLQIGAPPSPPTPLVNHADVWRYHKGTNAPQAGWQTISDASLDGTWASGNGGIGYADNANETSLCQTLLADMLNRYTTVYMRRSFQISDAVDSNLHILLTMDWDDGFVAYLDGVEIQRSLAPGAAGVEPAFDAVASGLHESSRGNSAPLNPPGTFDLGPVGGRLAPGTHVLAILGLNQAPGSSDFIQIADLQLSGASTAVGGGQFLSVVQSNYVILSGSNTVAGSTRVVINGDDAGFDQAQGTWSRTQTLLPGVNQFFVAALDGNGAILASTNRIIVSELSSTFVGGTLAGSSVWDSSMGIIHVTNTVVVPPGDTLTIQPGAVLLLSPGVSIAGTNSSITAAGAPGNAIYFLPADGTTVWGELTASGTSGNLLLQHVETIAGFVEIFDGAVGTLEDSYLHDYEVSSPAIIHTLGLPNHITLNLRRCHVAHYYEVLSQYGTNHIEDCLLEYQGNSGDGIDFDAGQPGSYIRRCTVRRGLLFNTDALDMGEYGGTGEGSRGILIDSCLLRDFVDKGVSMGVGVDVTVTNTLIFNVDTGIAVKDNSTAGIYNCTIADNNFGFRGYNKADPSAPGGGGYITNSFNNILWNNGTSLSLSNGSTLTATYSDFQGTNYPGTGNIDNDPLFLNSAEQDYHVAPSSPTLGAGLGGANMGVTFPVGGIPGAPLGLAATGSITDPITLVWVDDADNEDGLVIERSTDAATWQILATPGPNVTNYTDTSAVTGQKYYYRAKATNGSGESAYSNIAGGTRQPSQVFVGGAIATDTIWNAGVQYVVTNSVTVNTGVTLTIQPGALVTFDAGQGMTIANGGRLLAEGTANAPILFTRFAPTGYWGNITIDGAVGSPETRIAYARFEFNANSTGTPCIEVAAGTAYLDHLTFGNAGAPYIHVDGASFIISHCYFPTATAAFEPCHGTGGVKSGGRGIFLRNFFGKANGYSDVVDFTGGNRPGQPIVQFIDNVVTGGDDDGFDLDGTDAWVEGNIFLHMHKNGGTPDSSSAVSGGNDSGNTSEITIIHNLIYDCDQAVDAKQGNFYTMINNTIVHQSHVGGVDTDGAIVILADTGTAEGAGVYLEGNLIYDAENLTRNVTTAVVTFTNNLMPFAWSGPGGGNSTSNPMLKQIPQLAETYFTNWADAQILRDWFSLQPGSPAIGTGPNGADKGGVVPLGASISGEPNGTSGLTSATLTVGVNRTGNGIPAAGWPGGSGYTHYKWRLDTNAWSVETPIDTPVSLTGLADGPHYVEVSGRNDADFYQDDPAFAEDAVTTRSRTWTVQTSGAPTITQQPISQTVAQGGTVTFTVVATGTPPLSYQWRAGYLPGDIPGATNDTLVLTNVQANMTGNIRVIVTNSAGSTPSDIATLTVVVPPSLGSVGFDGTNVVFSFASASNLTYQVEYKNTLNDPAWAPLKSISGNGGVLSVMEPPTNFPGRFYRLRVE
- a CDS encoding RluA family pseudouridine synthase, whose amino-acid sequence is MAKPDNIELSDGTFIPILYEDRSVIAIDKPPGWMLAPEWWDRTGRNLHLALLSGIQGGDFWARSRGLKFLRFVHRLDADTGGVLLLVKNLSAVQAYSRLFETRRVEKMYLAVVRGVPGQREWTCRLRLAPQPGRIHRMKVDSRRGKEAETQFRVVQTGRDTALIEARPLTGRTHQIRVHLAESGHPVLGDVLYGAPPGGDTPHVMHSALNRSLALRAVSLAYPDPFRKRTVFIEAPREEFCERFGFTDSSVEPRLTTNRDSQQETTRKSTRPGDKPPIQ
- a CDS encoding thiamine-phosphate kinase; this encodes MNEFELVSRLTKSLSLNDSTNVGAGDDCAVIDVGLPEQWLLFKTDAVVEGIHFTADAPPEKIGHKALARALSDVAAMAGTPSHALVTLGLPEDFDVAFVEKVYAGISALAGRYQVAIVGGETTTNPDRMLISVSVIGRVARDKCPLRSGAKVGDAIFVTGQLGGSLAARHLDFEPRLAEARWLVDHFTVHSMIDLSDGLAGDLRHILTASKVGAELLSDAIPVSREAKRTARGESSAKPPLLAALTDGEDFELLFTVAGRDAVPLLDAWKKQFPDLRLSCIGKITRKPGLTIRDRKGVQTLAAHGYVHFDKP
- a CDS encoding Rrf2 family transcriptional regulator, translating into MKLSVKSDYAARAVLGLARHWPDGGARRVEELAAEQGVPANYLVQILIELKSNRIVKSQRGKEGGYLLARPPAEISFGDVLRAIHGSVFDSPAIGNGQCPPELRATWKKLQKALENTADNITFQQLVEEAANKEKMYYI
- a CDS encoding CPBP family intramembrane glutamic endopeptidase, with the translated sequence MLSEKPWKPLDFLVVMALLSVMFMLSVLASLMEQGAAGSEVAANPTVTFVFYTCFYGVIVAFIHLMVRGRGASWGAAFGFNSARKTSAVLMAMGATLVVLPIASLLSQLSAELMMKLHAQPVAQQSVQMLQNTVAVAPQIYLAIQAIILAPIIEELLFRGVLYPALKQQGYPKLALWGTSMFFGAMHVNMMLLAPLTFLGLMLVWLYERTNNLAASIFAHSFFNLVNFVWAVTGPSSSDWKVGIGSAVVGITILIRQGRPARGAKSPEIADLQ